The DNA region AAAGCCTTGATGCTTCTCTGTTGCCGCCAAATGCATATACACTTCGTCCAAATGCTGTTTGAGTTAATATGTAATGTGCTAATGCAAATAATATGATTAGAATAATAATAGGAACTGGAATCCCAAAAAAGCTTCCCTTACCTATAAATTTATAAGAATCAACTTTTACCGGTATTGGTGACCCCTTTGTATATACCAATACACATCCTCTTAACAACGTCATCATACCTAATGTTGCAATAAAAGGAGGTATTCCAAATTGAGCTATAAGTAGTCCATTAGCAAAACCACACGCAATACCAATACCAAGTGCTGTTAATACTGCTAATATTGGATCACCAGTTGAAGAAAGCACCCCTGCTGACATAACTCCTGCCAATCCCAAAATCGATCCTACAGAGAGATCTATTCCACCTGTTAATATTACAAAAGTCATACCACTGGCTACTATACCTGCTACTGCAATTTGTTTAAAAACATTAAATAGATTTGAAGTACTTAAAAAATCTGGTGATAAGATTGCTGCAAATGCACATATAATAAACAGAATTAAAACAGATCTAAATACATTAATTTGTATGGTCAATTTTTTCTTTAGTTGACTATTCATTTCCGTTAACACCTCCTGATGCATAAGCCAAAATATTTTCTTGATTTGCTTTTGATTTTTCAAATTCTATCACGATTTTTCCTTCTCTCATAACAAGGACTCTATCACTCATTCCTATGAGTTCTGGTAAATCCGTTGAGATTAGAATGA from Petrocella atlantisensis includes:
- a CDS encoding ABC transporter permease, which encodes MHQEVLTEMNSQLKKKLTIQINVFRSVLILFIICAFAAILSPDFLSTSNLFNVFKQIAVAGIVASGMTFVILTGGIDLSVGSILGLAGVMSAGVLSSTGDPILAVLTALGIGIACGFANGLLIAQFGIPPFIATLGMMTLLRGCVLVYTKGSPIPVKVDSYKFIGKGSFFGIPVPIIILIILFALAHYILTQTAFGRSVYAFGGNREASRLSGINTKKTEWMVYVINGLMCGLAAIVLTARLGSAQSTSGSGIEMDAIAAVILGGTSLSGGTGFVLPTVVGAMIMGIIDNILTLMNVNPHATNIVKGAVIIIAVLVDKKVKDLSAKAEQ